A part of bacterium genomic DNA contains:
- a CDS encoding lipid A biosynthesis acyltransferase, protein MKPSLTHRAEYLLFAGATGIGTRLGPAAADRLGGWLGSVAYHLVRIRRDVVEDQLRLAFPERDAAWVRATAAAVYRHLGREALATLRLAGATAEEIAARTVTEGLEDVRRVLSRGRGAVIVTGHLGNWEIGAASLAAQGIPLDGFAQMLGNPLVNRAVADARARLGMRVFDRRGAVARALRAVREGRAAGFVADQDARRAGVFVPFFGRPASTYRGPALVAIRAGVPLFLGIALRRPDGRYDVRIEEIETDRSGPTDAAVLRLTAAFTARLEAAIRVAPDQYFWLHRRWKTRPPEELAATGHSIT, encoded by the coding sequence ATGAAGCCGTCCCTCACGCACCGGGCCGAGTACCTGCTGTTCGCGGGCGCGACGGGCATCGGCACCCGGCTCGGCCCCGCGGCGGCGGACCGGCTCGGCGGGTGGCTGGGCAGCGTCGCCTATCACCTGGTGCGGATCCGACGCGACGTCGTCGAGGACCAGCTCCGGCTCGCCTTCCCGGAACGGGACGCGGCATGGGTCCGGGCGACGGCGGCCGCGGTCTACCGCCACCTGGGCCGCGAAGCGCTGGCGACGCTCCGGCTCGCCGGCGCGACGGCGGAGGAGATCGCGGCGCGCACGGTCACCGAGGGGCTCGAGGACGTACGACGCGTCCTCAGCCGGGGCCGCGGCGCTGTCATCGTGACGGGACACCTCGGCAACTGGGAGATCGGCGCGGCGAGCCTGGCCGCCCAGGGCATCCCCCTCGACGGGTTCGCCCAGATGCTGGGCAACCCGCTGGTCAACCGGGCGGTGGCGGACGCGCGTGCGCGGCTGGGCATGCGCGTGTTCGACCGGCGCGGCGCCGTCGCCCGGGCGTTGCGCGCCGTGCGCGAGGGCCGCGCCGCCGGCTTCGTGGCGGACCAGGACGCGCGCCGGGCGGGCGTCTTCGTGCCGTTCTTCGGCCGCCCGGCCTCCACCTACCGTGGCCCCGCCCTGGTCGCGATCCGGGCCGGCGTTCCGCTGTTCCTGGGCATCGCGCTCCGGCGGCCGGACGGCCGTTACGACGTGCGGATCGAGGAGATCGAGACCGACCGGAGCGGCCCGACGGACGCCGCGGTCCTGCGGCTCACGGCCGCCTTCACGGCCCGGCTCGAGGCGGCGATCCGCGTGGCGCCGGACCAGTATTTCTGGCTCCACCGGCGCTGGAAGACCCGCCCTCCGGAGGAACTGGCGGCGACGGGGCACAGTATAACCTGA
- a CDS encoding isoprenylcysteine carboxylmethyltransferase family protein — MKLTTRWIRLRLAWLAAPVYLLLAKPTPTTIAVGAGLAFAGAALRAWAAGTIVKNAVLTTTGPYAYTRNPLYLGSFLIGLGLAVAGARISILIAFLIAYGLVYGRAMQLEAARLERDFGEAYRIYARHVPAFIPRLRPYRPDDRAHSHFFIERYLAHREYQAVLGVALGFAGLAVKMLLD; from the coding sequence ATGAAGCTTACGACGCGGTGGATCCGCCTGCGGCTGGCGTGGCTGGCCGCGCCGGTGTACCTGTTGCTCGCGAAGCCGACACCGACCACCATCGCCGTGGGCGCGGGCCTCGCCTTTGCGGGCGCCGCGCTGCGGGCCTGGGCGGCTGGCACGATCGTCAAGAACGCCGTGCTGACGACGACAGGTCCGTACGCCTACACGCGTAACCCGCTCTACCTCGGCAGCTTCCTGATCGGCCTGGGCCTCGCCGTGGCCGGCGCGCGGATCAGCATCCTGATCGCCTTCCTCATCGCCTACGGGCTGGTCTACGGCCGCGCGATGCAGCTCGAGGCCGCCCGGCTCGAGCGGGACTTCGGCGAGGCGTACCGCATCTACGCGCGCCACGTGCCCGCCTTCATCCCGCGCCTGCGGCCGTACCGGCCCGATGACCGCGCGCATTCCCACTTCTTCATCGAACGCTACCTCGCCCACCGCGAGTATCAGGCGGTGCTCGGCGTCGCGCTCGGGTTCGCCGGCCTCGCCGTGAAGATGCTGCTGGACTGA
- a CDS encoding amidase, with the protein MDRRDFLRHTAAGAALAAAAPGALHASSGRGEGFEGRGAAPARAWQPEPFELEEATIAQLQEWMREGRYTARAITELYIRRIEALDRRGPELRHVLEINPDALEIAERLDAERRAGRVRGPLHGIPVLLKDNIDTHDRMTTTAGSLALEGSIPPRDAHIVTRLREAGAILLGKASLSEWANFRSTRSSSGWCARGGQGKNPYALDRSPCGSSSGTGGAIAANYAAVGVGTETDGSIVCPSNANSLVGIKPTIGLVSRSGIIPIAHSQDTAGPMARTVTDAAILLTAMAGPDPNDEATTPLRGRPPIDYTRFLDPRGLRGARIGVARNRFFGYSPAADAIVEEAIEAMRREGAEIIDPADIPHVGEYDDSEYTVLLYEFKADLNAYLASLGPNAPVRTLADIIEFNERNRAREMPYFGQEIFYMAQEKGPLTEKEYLDALEKNRRLSREEGIDAVLREHRLDAIVAPTGSPPWTIDLVNGDHYLGGSSQPAAVAGYPSITIPAGYVFGLPVGISFIGTAWSEPTLIRLAYALEQTLQARRPPRFLPTADLTAV; encoded by the coding sequence ATGGACCGCCGCGACTTCCTCCGCCACACCGCCGCCGGCGCCGCGCTGGCCGCCGCCGCGCCGGGCGCCCTGCACGCTTCATCCGGCCGCGGCGAAGGCTTCGAAGGGCGGGGCGCCGCCCCGGCCCGCGCGTGGCAGCCCGAGCCGTTCGAGCTCGAAGAGGCCACGATCGCACAGCTCCAGGAGTGGATGCGCGAGGGCCGCTACACCGCCCGCGCCATCACTGAGCTCTACATCCGCCGCATCGAGGCGCTCGACCGGCGGGGCCCCGAGCTGCGCCACGTGCTCGAGATCAACCCGGACGCGCTCGAGATCGCGGAGCGGCTCGACGCCGAGCGCCGCGCAGGTCGGGTGCGCGGGCCGCTCCACGGCATCCCCGTCCTGCTCAAGGACAACATCGACACCCACGACCGCATGACGACGACGGCGGGGTCGCTCGCCCTCGAGGGCTCGATCCCGCCGCGCGACGCTCACATCGTCACGCGGCTGCGGGAGGCGGGCGCGATCCTGCTCGGCAAGGCAAGCCTCAGCGAGTGGGCCAACTTCCGGTCCACGCGGTCGTCCAGCGGCTGGTGCGCACGCGGCGGCCAGGGCAAGAACCCCTACGCCCTCGACCGCTCACCCTGCGGCTCGAGCTCCGGAACCGGCGGCGCGATCGCCGCGAACTACGCGGCCGTCGGCGTCGGCACCGAGACGGACGGCTCCATCGTCTGCCCGTCCAACGCGAACTCGCTCGTCGGCATCAAGCCCACCATCGGCCTGGTCAGCCGCAGCGGCATCATCCCCATCGCGCACAGCCAGGACACCGCAGGCCCCATGGCGCGCACGGTGACGGACGCCGCGATCCTGCTCACCGCGATGGCAGGGCCGGATCCCAACGACGAGGCGACGACGCCCCTGCGCGGCCGTCCTCCCATTGATTACACCCGCTTCCTCGATCCGCGCGGCCTGCGCGGCGCGCGGATCGGCGTCGCGCGCAACCGCTTCTTCGGCTACAGCCCGGCCGCGGACGCGATCGTCGAGGAGGCGATCGAGGCAATGCGCCGTGAAGGCGCCGAGATCATCGACCCGGCCGACATCCCCCACGTGGGCGAGTACGACGATTCGGAATACACGGTCCTGCTCTACGAGTTCAAGGCCGACCTCAACGCCTACCTCGCCTCGCTCGGCCCGAACGCGCCCGTCCGCACGCTGGCGGACATCATCGAGTTCAACGAGCGCAACCGCGCGCGTGAGATGCCCTACTTCGGCCAGGAGATCTTCTACATGGCGCAGGAGAAAGGGCCGCTCACCGAGAAGGAATACCTGGACGCCCTCGAGAAGAACCGCCGGCTCTCGCGCGAGGAGGGGATCGACGCCGTGTTGCGCGAGCACCGGTTGGACGCCATCGTGGCGCCCACCGGGAGCCCGCCGTGGACCATCGACCTGGTCAACGGGGACCACTACCTGGGCGGCAGCTCTCAGCCCGCGGCCGTCGCCGGCTACCCGAGCATCACGATCCCGGCCGGCTACGTGTTCGGCCTGCCCGTGGGCATCTCGTTCATCGGCACGGCGTGGAGCGAGCCGACGTTGATCCGGCTGGCCTACGCGCTCGAGCAGACGCTCCAGGCAAGGCGACCACCGCGTTTCCTGCCCACCGCGGATCTCACGGCCGTGTGA